In Flavobacterium endoglycinae, one DNA window encodes the following:
- a CDS encoding amidohydrolase family protein has protein sequence MGNRIDSHQHFWKFDPVRDSWIDETMAVIQRDFLPEDLQPLLKENHFEGCVAVQASQSEDETHFLLDLASKNDFIKGVVGWIDLRSENVEERLQFFSNQKKLKGFRHVVQGEPDDFMFGTEFRRGIQALKTFDYTYDVLIFERQLPAAISLVKDFPNQRFVIDHIAKPDIKSGSINSWKKGIEEIAKFDNVWCKISGMVTEADWENWKPQDLKPYLDIIFENFSTDKLMYGSDWPVLNVASDYKEVVKTLEDYISKFSIEDQNKIWFENAISFYNLSD, from the coding sequence ATGGGAAACCGAATCGATTCGCATCAGCATTTTTGGAAATTTGATCCCGTTAGAGACAGCTGGATTGATGAAACTATGGCGGTAATTCAAAGAGATTTTCTGCCTGAAGATTTACAACCGTTATTAAAAGAAAATCATTTTGAAGGCTGTGTTGCAGTTCAAGCAAGCCAATCCGAAGACGAAACGCATTTTTTATTGGATTTAGCATCTAAAAATGATTTCATAAAAGGCGTTGTCGGCTGGATAGATTTGAGAAGTGAAAATGTTGAAGAACGTTTACAATTCTTTTCCAATCAAAAAAAACTGAAAGGTTTTAGACATGTTGTGCAAGGCGAACCAGACGATTTTATGTTTGGGACGGAATTCAGAAGAGGAATTCAAGCTTTAAAAACATTCGATTACACTTACGATGTTTTGATTTTCGAACGCCAGCTGCCAGCAGCAATCAGTTTGGTGAAGGATTTTCCGAATCAGCGATTTGTAATCGATCATATTGCGAAACCAGATATCAAATCAGGAAGCATTAATTCTTGGAAAAAAGGCATCGAAGAAATCGCAAAATTCGACAATGTGTGGTGTAAAATCTCTGGAATGGTGACAGAAGCCGATTGGGAAAACTGGAAACCGCAAGATTTAAAACCATATCTAGATATCATTTTTGAAAACTTTTCTACCGATAAATTAATGTACGGATCGGATTGGCCTGTTTTAAATGTAGCTTCAGATTATAAAGAAGTGGTAAAAACTTTGGAAGATTATATTTCGAAATTTTCGATAGAAGACCAAAATAAGATTTGGTTTGAGAATGCAATTTCATTCTACAATCTGAGTGATTAA
- a CDS encoding sodium:solute symporter yields the protein MNSIYNKLTTLDFVIVAGYLVALLIIGYVVSVKQRKKDETLFLAGNSLNWYSIGFNMWGTNVGPSSLLAFASIGYATGIVAGNFEWYAFVFLLLLAMVFAPRYIASKVSTMPEYMGKRYGDSTQNILAWYALVKILVSWLSLGLFSGGVLVRQILGIPMWQSVTVLVIFSGIFTFAGGLKAIAKVNVFQMILLIVVSLTLSYLGLQKVGGIEALAAKTPSNFWNLVRPSDDASYPWPAILLGYPVAAVAFFCTDQSMVQSVLGAKNLEQGQLGVNFIGWLKVMALPLFILPGILCYALYPELGSNSDLAYMTMVTNLFPSGMNGLVICVMIAVLVGTIGSSLNALSTVFTNDIYVKKINPTATIKDQIRIGRLTIAAGCVFAILIAVAIDNIKGQNLFNIFQAVLGFLAPSLSVVFLLSVFWKRTTKKAVNATLSWGSAFSLFVGVLYLWIFPADKYPVWPHFLLISFYIFAVLLIAAVVISLVDRNPEVNVSDETDIPKTSKKVKLLFGLLGLTIFVLYLIFNFH from the coding sequence ATGAACAGTATCTACAATAAATTAACAACGCTTGATTTTGTAATTGTGGCTGGTTATTTGGTCGCATTATTAATCATTGGTTATGTGGTAAGTGTCAAGCAGCGAAAGAAAGACGAAACGCTTTTCCTGGCTGGAAATTCATTAAATTGGTACAGCATCGGGTTTAATATGTGGGGAACCAATGTGGGTCCGTCTTCTTTATTAGCCTTTGCCAGTATTGGTTATGCAACGGGAATCGTAGCAGGAAATTTTGAATGGTATGCTTTTGTTTTTTTACTGCTTTTGGCGATGGTTTTTGCACCACGTTATATTGCGAGTAAAGTAAGCACCATGCCCGAATATATGGGAAAACGCTACGGTGATAGTACCCAAAACATTTTAGCTTGGTATGCTTTGGTGAAAATCTTGGTAAGCTGGTTGTCTTTAGGATTATTCAGCGGAGGCGTTTTAGTGCGTCAGATTCTGGGAATTCCGATGTGGCAGAGCGTTACCGTTTTAGTGATTTTCTCTGGAATTTTCACTTTTGCAGGAGGATTAAAAGCGATTGCAAAAGTCAACGTTTTTCAGATGATTTTATTGATTGTTGTTTCATTAACGCTTTCCTATTTAGGATTGCAGAAGGTTGGCGGAATCGAAGCTTTAGCAGCAAAAACACCTTCTAATTTTTGGAATTTAGTTCGACCTTCTGATGATGCAAGTTATCCGTGGCCGGCTATTTTATTAGGATATCCTGTTGCTGCAGTTGCTTTTTTCTGTACCGATCAATCGATGGTGCAGAGTGTTTTAGGAGCGAAAAATCTAGAGCAAGGACAACTTGGAGTTAACTTTATTGGATGGTTGAAAGTAATGGCGCTTCCGTTATTTATTTTACCTGGAATTTTGTGCTACGCTTTATATCCAGAATTAGGAAGCAACTCTGATTTGGCTTATATGACCATGGTTACGAATCTTTTTCCAAGCGGCATGAACGGATTGGTAATCTGTGTAATGATTGCGGTTTTGGTAGGAACAATTGGTTCTTCGCTGAATGCTTTGAGTACCGTTTTCACGAATGATATTTATGTAAAGAAAATCAACCCGACAGCGACTATTAAAGATCAAATTAGAATTGGTCGCTTAACGATTGCTGCAGGTTGCGTATTTGCAATTCTGATTGCCGTTGCAATTGATAATATCAAAGGACAGAATTTATTTAACATTTTTCAGGCGGTTCTAGGATTCTTGGCGCCTTCGTTATCTGTTGTTTTCCTTTTGAGTGTTTTCTGGAAACGCACGACCAAAAAAGCTGTAAATGCAACGCTTTCTTGGGGTTCTGCTTTTAGTTTGTTTGTTGGGGTTTTATATTTATGGATTTTCCCAGCCGATAAATACCCAGTTTGGCCTCACTTTTTATTGATTTCGTTTTACATTTTTGCTGTGCTTTTAATTGCTGCAGTGGTTATTTCTTTAGTAGATAGAAATCCTGAAGTTAATGTTTCAGATGAAACTGATATTCCTAAAACTAGTAAAAAAGTGAAGTTGTTGTTTGGGCTTTTAGGATTAACAATCTTTGTTTTATATCTAATTTTTAATTTTCATTAA
- the pelA gene encoding pectate lyase has protein sequence MFNENSTNTYKLLLVTFCTFSFLCCNGQSSEISTKPFTDGTNHWYHIKDKTNIINPIPNQPKYAETDYAKIADNILYFQRDNGGWPKNYDMKAILTPQQIDSVVKTKYIEHTTFDNETTYTHIHYLAQVYTLTKDPKYKDGCLRGINFTLKAQYPNGGWPQYYPLEKGYSRHITFNDGAYMGIMNLFKKIVNNDPDYAFIDDKTRKKVAKSYEKGLECILEMQIKDNGKLTAWCQQHDEITLQPTWARKFEPPSICNAESVDIVLFLMNIDNPNEKITNAVQSAVKWFQDSKIYNTRIESFEAPEMDSKYKKIKNDVRVVNDPTAPPIWTRYYELKTHRPLFSDRDSELLYSLAEVSRERRTGYAWYTDKPEKALKKYPAWQKKWTPDDDVLKE, from the coding sequence ATGTTCAACGAAAATTCCACAAACACCTACAAATTACTTTTAGTTACTTTTTGCACTTTTTCATTTTTATGCTGCAATGGACAATCAAGCGAGATCAGCACGAAACCTTTTACAGACGGCACAAATCATTGGTATCATATTAAAGATAAAACCAATATCATAAATCCAATTCCCAATCAGCCGAAATATGCAGAAACGGACTATGCTAAAATAGCCGATAACATTCTGTATTTCCAGCGTGATAATGGCGGATGGCCGAAGAACTATGATATGAAAGCCATCTTAACGCCACAGCAAATTGATAGCGTTGTGAAAACAAAGTACATTGAACATACTACTTTTGATAATGAAACGACTTATACGCATATTCATTATTTAGCGCAGGTTTACACACTTACAAAAGATCCAAAATATAAAGATGGTTGTCTGCGTGGCATTAATTTTACTTTAAAAGCGCAATATCCAAACGGAGGCTGGCCACAATATTATCCGTTGGAAAAAGGATACAGCCGTCATATAACTTTTAATGACGGAGCTTACATGGGGATTATGAATCTCTTTAAAAAGATTGTAAACAATGATCCAGATTATGCTTTTATAGACGATAAAACCAGAAAAAAAGTAGCGAAGTCATATGAAAAAGGATTGGAATGTATTCTAGAAATGCAGATTAAAGACAATGGAAAACTAACTGCATGGTGCCAGCAACACGACGAAATAACACTTCAACCGACTTGGGCTCGTAAATTTGAACCGCCAAGCATTTGCAATGCCGAAAGTGTTGATATTGTTTTGTTTTTAATGAATATTGACAATCCGAATGAAAAGATTACCAATGCGGTGCAAAGTGCGGTAAAATGGTTTCAGGATTCTAAAATTTACAATACAAGAATTGAAAGTTTTGAAGCTCCCGAAATGGATTCTAAATACAAGAAAATCAAAAATGATGTGAGAGTTGTGAATGATCCAACAGCTCCGCCAATTTGGACGCGTTATTATGAATTGAAAACACACAGACCTTTATTTTCTGATCGCGACAGCGAACTTTTGTATTCGTTGGCAGAAGTAAGCCGTGAAAGAAGAACGGGTTATGCGTGGTATACAGACAAACCTGAAAAAGCTTTGAAAAAATATCCAGCATGGCAAAAGAAATGGACGCCTGATGATGATGTTTTGAAGGAGTAA
- a CDS encoding right-handed parallel beta-helix repeat-containing protein: MRLNSFTKILTFFLIICISFSMSAAEIWVSPKGNDKNTGTKENPLATVHMAMRKARELRRLKDASVKDGIRIIVMNGMYYLNEPLFVRPEDSGTAESPTTIEADVNARPIISGGIEIKNWTKSTTVINRLKKGAVWVADAPKKAGSIIDYRQLWVNGKKAVRAKNTAGTTMERILSWDHEEQTCWIPFKDKSVKFEPGMEMFIVQWWSNANLRIKNIEVQKDSAKLSFEEPESRIQSEHPWPAPWISKNNGNSAYFLNNAFSLLNEPGEWYLDKKNAKIYYIPRAGEEINSVTVTAPVLENLVEVKGTIDSPVHHFRFKGISFQYSNWLRPSLQGHVPLQSGLYLLDAYKLKQPGTPNQANLENQAWVGRPRAAVEVNYSNNIQFESCRFEHLASTGLDLNKGTNHNTVKGNLFKDIGGSAINVGIFSEEAFEAHLPLIIKDEREMCSDEVIADNLITNVTNEDWGTLGISAGFVRNITIEHNEISDVSYSGIAMGWGWTHTPNVMQNNKILGNKIHHYAKHLHDVSGIYTLSAQPGSRIEENYIDKVYNSPYAHDPFLWLYLYTDEGSEGFTIKNNWIAEKKILKNHNGPKGNIWEHNDPYVSTKIKDAAGIRVPYKDLEKEVVIDEKWGLQEMPKPYAIELIGSDFDIEKIKSTLVGFRIVGQELYQWKNHLVIYGKMNQPERTKRKLAGAFPSLEIKIYEDLVYDFQNFERCKDSKPASDWENVVLTANLPADEKLQKEYVEYHKTQFEKWPEVAKGFCNADFQQLQVFKKDRQLILIISIPKGENLDKLNPKTTQNNPRVDDWNSLMKKYQSGIDGTKPDETWIFLNKVEMK, from the coding sequence ATGCGTTTGAATTCATTTACTAAAATCCTGACTTTCTTTTTAATTATCTGCATTTCGTTTTCTATGAGTGCAGCTGAAATTTGGGTTTCCCCGAAAGGGAACGACAAAAACACAGGAACAAAAGAGAATCCGCTGGCAACAGTTCATATGGCGATGAGAAAAGCCAGAGAGCTTCGCCGTTTAAAAGATGCCTCTGTAAAAGACGGTATTCGTATTATTGTAATGAATGGAATGTATTATTTAAATGAACCTTTATTCGTAAGACCTGAAGATTCTGGAACAGCAGAAAGTCCGACTACAATTGAAGCGGATGTAAATGCAAGACCCATTATCAGCGGCGGAATTGAAATTAAAAACTGGACAAAATCGACAACAGTTATTAACCGACTTAAAAAAGGTGCTGTTTGGGTGGCAGATGCTCCTAAAAAAGCTGGAAGTATTATCGATTACAGGCAATTGTGGGTAAATGGGAAAAAAGCCGTAAGAGCTAAAAATACTGCAGGAACGACAATGGAACGTATTCTTTCATGGGATCATGAAGAGCAAACCTGTTGGATTCCGTTTAAAGATAAATCGGTTAAGTTCGAACCGGGAATGGAAATGTTTATTGTACAATGGTGGTCGAATGCCAACTTGCGTATCAAAAATATTGAAGTTCAAAAAGACAGTGCAAAACTTTCGTTTGAAGAACCAGAAAGCCGTATCCAAAGCGAACATCCGTGGCCAGCGCCGTGGATTTCTAAAAACAATGGAAATTCAGCTTATTTCTTAAACAATGCTTTTTCACTTTTAAACGAGCCTGGAGAATGGTATTTGGACAAGAAAAATGCGAAAATCTATTATATTCCGAGAGCTGGTGAAGAGATTAATTCGGTTACGGTTACTGCTCCCGTTTTAGAAAATTTAGTTGAAGTAAAAGGAACAATCGATTCTCCTGTACATCATTTTAGATTTAAAGGAATTTCGTTTCAATACAGCAATTGGCTTCGTCCTTCGTTGCAAGGTCACGTGCCGTTGCAGTCTGGTTTGTATTTGTTAGACGCTTATAAATTGAAACAGCCTGGAACTCCAAATCAGGCAAATTTAGAAAATCAGGCGTGGGTGGGAAGACCTCGCGCAGCTGTTGAAGTAAATTATTCGAATAATATTCAGTTTGAATCGTGCCGTTTTGAGCATTTGGCATCGACTGGTTTGGATTTAAATAAAGGAACAAATCACAATACCGTAAAAGGAAATTTATTTAAAGATATTGGCGGAAGTGCCATCAATGTCGGCATTTTCTCTGAAGAAGCTTTTGAAGCGCATTTACCTTTAATTATAAAAGATGAGAGAGAAATGTGTTCTGATGAAGTTATTGCCGATAATTTAATTACAAACGTAACCAATGAAGATTGGGGAACTTTGGGAATCAGTGCTGGTTTCGTGAGAAATATTACGATTGAACACAATGAAATTTCGGATGTATCGTACTCTGGAATCGCAATGGGCTGGGGTTGGACACATACGCCAAACGTAATGCAGAACAATAAAATTCTAGGAAATAAAATTCATCACTACGCGAAACATTTACACGATGTTTCTGGAATCTACACACTTTCTGCACAGCCGGGAAGCCGAATCGAAGAAAACTATATTGATAAAGTTTACAATAGTCCGTATGCGCACGATCCGTTTTTATGGTTGTATTTATATACTGATGAAGGTTCTGAAGGTTTTACGATTAAAAACAACTGGATTGCCGAAAAGAAAATCCTTAAAAACCATAACGGTCCTAAAGGAAATATCTGGGAACACAACGATCCTTATGTAAGCACTAAAATTAAAGATGCTGCCGGAATTAGAGTGCCTTACAAAGATCTAGAAAAAGAAGTGGTAATCGACGAAAAATGGGGATTGCAGGAAATGCCAAAACCGTATGCTATCGAATTAATCGGTTCTGATTTTGATATCGAAAAAATCAAATCGACTTTAGTTGGATTCAGAATCGTGGGTCAGGAATTGTACCAATGGAAAAATCATTTGGTGATTTACGGAAAAATGAATCAGCCGGAAAGAACAAAGCGAAAATTGGCAGGTGCTTTTCCTTCTTTAGAAATTAAAATCTATGAAGATCTGGTTTACGATTTCCAAAACTTCGAAAGATGTAAAGATTCTAAACCAGCATCAGATTGGGAAAATGTGGTTTTAACAGCCAATCTTCCTGCCGATGAAAAACTGCAGAAAGAATACGTAGAATATCATAAAACGCAATTCGAGAAATGGCCAGAAGTTGCAAAAGGTTTCTGTAATGCCGATTTCCAACAATTGCAAGTATTTAAAAAAGATCGTCAGTTAATCTTGATCATCAGTATTCCGAAAGGGGAGAATTTGGATAAACTAAATCCGAAAACAACACAAAATAATCCACGTGTGGATGATTGGAATTCCTTAATGAAAAAATACCAAAGCGGAATCGATGGCACAAAACCAGACGAAACTTGGATTTTCTTAAACAAAGTAGAAATGAAATAA
- a CDS encoding glycoside hydrolase family 28 protein encodes MKTNRLHLFSLGIAIMLCLASKNANAQSNLYDTYANVEFRMPKVNEPVIPANTVNLKDFGAVNGGYVLNTKVFADAIEALSKKGGGKLIIPPGIWLTGPIILKSNIELHAETGALIKFSTDKTLYPIIETSFEGLNTWRCISPIYGKNLENVAFTGNGVWDGSGEAWRQVKKSKLTDEQWKKFVASGGVLNEKKDSWYPSEQYLKGAKGADQNVRPDLKTKEDFEAIHDFLRPVLVSIQNSKRVLFDGPVFQNSPAWNIHPLLIEDLIVRNVTVRNPWFSQNGDGLDVESCKNVVIENSSFDVGDDAICIKSGKDKDGRDRGVPCENIIVKNNVVYHGHGGVTVGSEMSGGVKNLHVSNCTFMGTDVGLRFKSTRGRGGVVENIFISDVFMTDIPSQAISFDLYYGGKSIAETLAEGGNTKTTKLVPVNEETPQFKNISIKNITIRGAQQAVFLQGLPEMNLENIEITNLIAKADKGFSIIDANGIKISNLKLDIAAKNAFEIYNAQNLSLTNVEFNPTSSSALTIDGGASKNINLSGLSKTTTIGKDVPKKAVKF; translated from the coding sequence ATGAAGACCAACCGACTACATCTTTTTTCTCTTGGAATCGCAATTATGCTTTGTCTGGCATCGAAAAATGCGAATGCTCAAAGCAACTTATACGACACTTATGCAAATGTTGAGTTTAGAATGCCAAAAGTTAACGAACCTGTAATTCCTGCTAATACAGTAAATCTAAAAGACTTTGGAGCAGTAAATGGTGGTTATGTTTTAAATACAAAAGTGTTTGCTGATGCAATTGAGGCGCTTTCTAAAAAAGGAGGCGGAAAATTAATTATTCCGCCAGGGATTTGGCTCACGGGTCCGATTATTTTAAAAAGCAATATAGAACTTCATGCAGAAACTGGTGCTTTAATCAAATTTTCTACAGATAAAACTTTATATCCCATTATCGAAACCAGTTTTGAAGGTTTAAATACTTGGCGATGCATCTCTCCTATTTATGGCAAAAATCTTGAAAACGTAGCTTTTACAGGAAATGGTGTTTGGGATGGTTCTGGTGAGGCTTGGAGGCAAGTGAAAAAGAGCAAACTGACTGATGAACAATGGAAGAAATTTGTGGCTTCTGGTGGCGTTTTAAATGAAAAGAAAGACAGCTGGTATCCTTCTGAACAATATTTAAAAGGTGCTAAAGGTGCAGATCAAAATGTGCGTCCAGATTTGAAAACAAAGGAAGATTTTGAAGCGATTCATGATTTTCTTCGTCCCGTTTTGGTGAGCATTCAAAACAGCAAAAGAGTGTTGTTTGACGGACCTGTTTTTCAAAATTCTCCTGCTTGGAATATTCATCCTCTATTAATTGAAGATTTAATTGTGAGAAATGTTACGGTTAGAAATCCGTGGTTTTCACAAAACGGTGACGGACTTGATGTGGAGTCTTGCAAAAACGTTGTAATCGAAAATTCAAGTTTTGATGTGGGCGACGATGCGATCTGCATTAAATCTGGAAAAGATAAAGACGGACGCGACAGAGGTGTTCCTTGCGAAAATATTATTGTGAAAAACAATGTTGTTTATCACGGTCATGGCGGTGTTACAGTTGGAAGCGAAATGTCTGGAGGGGTAAAAAATCTGCACGTTTCAAACTGTACTTTTATGGGAACTGATGTTGGACTACGTTTCAAAAGCACACGCGGACGCGGCGGAGTTGTAGAAAACATCTTTATTTCGGATGTTTTTATGACTGATATTCCTTCTCAAGCCATTTCTTTTGATTTGTATTACGGAGGAAAATCAATCGCCGAAACTTTGGCAGAAGGCGGAAATACGAAAACTACAAAACTGGTTCCTGTAAACGAAGAAACACCTCAGTTTAAAAACATTTCAATCAAAAATATTACGATTAGAGGCGCTCAACAAGCGGTATTTTTACAAGGTCTTCCTGAAATGAATTTAGAAAATATCGAGATCACAAATCTAATTGCAAAAGCAGATAAAGGCTTTTCTATAATTGATGCAAACGGAATTAAAATCAGTAATTTAAAATTAGATATCGCAGCTAAAAATGCATTTGAGATTTACAATGCTCAGAATCTTTCTTTAACGAATGTTGAGTTCAATCCTACTTCTTCAAGTGCCCTTACAATTGATGGTGGAGCAAGTAAAAATATCAATTTAAGTGGATTATCTAAAACTACTACAATTGGAAAAGATGTTCCTAAAAAGGCTGTAAAATTCTAA
- a CDS encoding SDR family oxidoreductase, with product MDLNLKNKIVVVSGSAGKEGSIGETIINRLADEGAIPVLVDRNARGFAYAENLQKRGIDSLFVQTDVTDPVEIENAVKTITAKYGRIDAVINNVGVNDGAGLDASYEEFMDSLKLNVVSYFLLVKYALPYLKESKGNILNIGSKVALTGQGGTSGYAAAKGGVLGLTREWAVDLIQFGIRSNAIIIAESYTPAYEDWIKTLEDGESVLKKINKSIPFESRMTKTEEIADTALFIISDRSSHTTGQFVFVDGGYVHLDRALISDVN from the coding sequence ATGGATTTAAACTTAAAAAATAAAATTGTCGTTGTTTCCGGTTCGGCTGGTAAAGAAGGCAGTATTGGAGAAACAATCATTAACAGACTAGCAGATGAAGGAGCAATTCCGGTTCTAGTAGACAGAAACGCAAGAGGTTTCGCTTACGCGGAAAATCTTCAAAAAAGAGGAATTGATTCTTTATTCGTTCAAACAGATGTTACTGATCCTGTTGAAATCGAAAATGCGGTTAAAACAATTACAGCAAAATACGGAAGAATCGACGCTGTAATTAATAACGTTGGTGTGAATGACGGTGCAGGCTTAGATGCCTCATACGAAGAATTTATGGATTCTTTAAAACTGAATGTTGTAAGCTATTTTTTATTAGTAAAATATGCGCTACCATACTTAAAAGAATCAAAAGGGAATATCTTAAATATTGGTTCAAAAGTCGCTTTAACAGGGCAGGGAGGAACTTCTGGTTATGCTGCTGCAAAAGGAGGCGTTTTAGGACTTACAAGAGAATGGGCAGTCGATCTGATTCAGTTTGGAATTCGTTCGAATGCCATTATCATTGCCGAAAGTTATACTCCTGCCTATGAAGACTGGATTAAAACACTGGAAGACGGTGAAAGCGTTTTAAAGAAAATAAACAAAAGCATTCCGTTTGAAAGCAGAATGACTAAAACAGAAGAAATTGCAGATACGGCACTTTTCATTATTTCTGATCGTTCTTCGCATACTACCGGACAATTTGTTTTTGTTGACGGCGGTTATGTACATTTAGATCGTGCCTTAATTAGTGATGTAAACTAA
- a CDS encoding Gfo/Idh/MocA family protein: MLKIAILGLGEGRSTMSAALESSKLELVKVCDRNEEICKQRAKEFDFHSYTTNYDDLLNDASIDIIAIYTPDHLHAQHVKQALLSGKHVVCTKPFIDDLSDVKELLELSKSTGKKVFIGQSSRFFEPAKRQRADYEAGLIGDLITIEAQYHADHRWFLKKEWSLLQSFKWLYGGLSHPVDFIRWYLPNIQEVMGYGMISANGQSAGLKNEDTMHFIFKATDGRIARVSGVYTSPTQPAQRDSGMSTILRATEGASQADYHELRYAVTDKTGEEKVVTWGDSTLKYYFRFEGQSHHGGEYQNYLEYFVDSIEQGFEAYPNMEEGIGTVALLQAMDKSLQTGMPVKIADILNEYGL; the protein is encoded by the coding sequence ATGTTAAAAATAGCCATTCTGGGACTTGGAGAAGGACGAAGCACCATGTCGGCGGCTTTAGAAAGTTCAAAATTAGAACTTGTAAAAGTGTGCGACAGAAACGAAGAAATCTGTAAACAAAGAGCCAAAGAATTTGATTTTCATTCTTACACCACCAATTACGATGATTTACTAAACGACGCATCAATCGATATTATCGCGATTTACACGCCAGATCATTTGCACGCACAACATGTAAAACAAGCGTTGTTAAGTGGAAAACATGTGGTTTGTACAAAACCGTTTATCGATGACCTTTCTGATGTTAAAGAGCTTTTAGAATTAAGTAAATCAACAGGAAAAAAGGTTTTCATCGGGCAAAGTTCACGTTTCTTTGAACCAGCCAAAAGACAAAGAGCCGATTACGAAGCAGGATTAATTGGAGACTTAATTACAATTGAAGCGCAATATCACGCCGATCATAGATGGTTTTTAAAGAAAGAATGGTCTTTATTACAGTCGTTTAAATGGCTTTACGGAGGTTTGAGTCATCCTGTAGATTTCATCAGATGGTATTTGCCAAACATTCAGGAAGTAATGGGTTACGGAATGATCAGCGCTAACGGACAATCGGCGGGATTGAAAAATGAAGATACAATGCACTTTATCTTCAAAGCTACAGACGGAAGAATTGCTCGTGTAAGCGGTGTGTATACGTCACCAACTCAGCCTGCGCAACGTGACAGCGGAATGAGTACGATTTTAAGAGCAACAGAAGGAGCAAGCCAAGCCGATTATCACGAATTGCGTTATGCGGTTACCGATAAAACAGGCGAAGAAAAAGTGGTTACTTGGGGCGACAGCACTTTAAAATATTATTTCCGTTTTGAAGGACAAAGTCATCACGGCGGAGAATATCAGAACTATTTAGAATATTTTGTAGACAGTATCGAACAAGGTTTCGAAGCGTATCCAAACATGGAAGAAGGAATTGGAACCGTAGCTTTATTACAAGCAATGGACAAATCGCTGCAAACTGGAATGCCGGTTAAAATTGCCGATATTCTTAACGAATACGGACTATGA